The stretch of DNA GCGATGAAGTAAGTAAATTTATCCAGGGACGGCTGATTACCTGTGTCGGAGTTGAATCCCGTATTCTAACCGCCATTGACCGGCTCTATTCTGATAAAGAAGAAGGCTCTGCCGTTGATCAAGATGCGGGCGATGACTCCGAAGCGGTCAAGGCGGTAAACGATATTCTTCTTCAAGCAGTGCGGGAAGAGGCGAGTGATATCCATATTGAGCCTTCTGATGACAAAATGCGGGTGCGTTTTCGGGTCGACGGCATTCTCAGAAAAGCCCGGGAATATCCTTTCTCAATGCATCCGAGCATCATATCGAGAATAAAAATACTTTCGAATCAGGATATCGGTGAACGCCGGAAACCTCAGGACGGCCGCTTTGAAATTCCGGTTTCAGGCAAAACCTTCGATGTCCGTGTATCCACCCTGCCTTTAAACCCGTACGAAAAAATCGTCATGCGCCTCCTGGACAAATCCAAGATCAAAATCGCCATGAAAGACCTGGGCTTTGAACCGGTGCAACAGGAAATCTTTGAAAGACATCTTCATCATCCCCACGAAATCATGCTGGTGACCGGGCCAACCGGCAGCGGCAAAACAACCACACTTTATGCGGCACTCCACTATGTGAACAGTGTTGAAAAAAACATTGTTACTGTGGAAGATCCGGTGGAATATGAACTTGAAGGGGTTAACCAGGTCCAGGTAAACCCCAAGGCCGATCTTACATTTAACACATCACTGCGGTCTATATTGCGCCAGGACCCGGACATCGTCATGATCGGTGAGATCCGTGATGTAGAAACTGCAGAAATCGCCATCCAGGCGGCTCTAACAGGGCATCTGGTTCTTTCAACCCTGCATACCAATGATGCCTGCGGCTCAATTACCAGATTGATTGATATGCGCATTCCGCCCTTTCTCATCGCCTCCTCCCTTGGAATGGTCCTTGCCCAGCGCCTGGTACGAAAACTTTGTCCGGATTGCCGTGAATCTTTCATAGCTCCGGTGGCGGTCCAGGAAGAACTTGGCATTGATATACAGGAAAACAGAGTCTTCTATCGTCCCAAAGGCTGCAACAAGTGTGAACAAAACGGCTACCGCGGCAGGCTTGGCATTTACGAGACTCTGCCGATTTCAAAAGACCTTGAAGCCCTGATAATGACTAAGGCTTCA from Pseudomonadota bacterium encodes:
- the tadA gene encoding Flp pilus assembly complex ATPase component TadA, producing MAAPVEKKRFGDMLVDGGLISATQLKQSLEYGREKNLKLGQALMELGFVNDIAIAETLAKQLKIPFVDLEKIVVDPEIVKLIPELVARKYKVIALGKRPGEILVAFADPLNIFASDEVSKFIQGRLITCVGVESRILTAIDRLYSDKEEGSAVDQDAGDDSEAVKAVNDILLQAVREEASDIHIEPSDDKMRVRFRVDGILRKAREYPFSMHPSIISRIKILSNQDIGERRKPQDGRFEIPVSGKTFDVRVSTLPLNPYEKIVMRLLDKSKIKIAMKDLGFEPVQQEIFERHLHHPHEIMLVTGPTGSGKTTTLYAALHYVNSVEKNIVTVEDPVEYELEGVNQVQVNPKADLTFNTSLRSILRQDPDIVMIGEIRDVETAEIAIQAALTGHLVLSTLHTNDACGSITRLIDMRIPPFLIASSLGMVLAQRLVRKLCPDCRESFIAPVAVQEELGIDIQENRVFYRPKGCNKCEQNGYRGRLGIYETLPISKDLEALIMTKASSHELYRQAIKEGFESLRETGLAKVLNGTTSLDEILRVTMDSKD